The Panicum hallii strain FIL2 chromosome 9, PHallii_v3.1, whole genome shotgun sequence genome has a window encoding:
- the LOC112876081 gene encoding sulfated surface glycoprotein 185 isoform X2: MEFLLLFLVSGSLLLPSLGLAVLGQEGRQLVHLNEPSQAGVHVSVAHKDLPMVASSVLGAESWLRTHVLAHYPSEHITAIVVGRGVTCNHGQELVWLRLSHAIKNLHHSLVRWGLVDDIKVTSDSPLCARDIVVLQRRLYGRHHLPSSAMFPPLQPPVASTYMSPPAGVPLSFAPNYPPEVVPAVPPTEVVPPHSPIFAPASPPPVVSATPPLTMPSTSPTSTPASPPEVTGGMAPSAMSPPCLAPPTATMSPPPWSGGGNGGGLWCVAKPTVPEDKLQEAMDYACSQDGVNCQEIAAGGSCFYPDNIASHASYAFNSYWQKMKQIGGSCNFGGYLQCRFMLS; this comes from the exons ATGGAGTTCTTGCTGCTGTTCCTCGTCTCCGGCTCCCTTCTGCTCCCTTCCTTGGGTCTTGCTG TTTTAGGTCAAGAAGGCCGTCAGCTGGTTCACCTCAATGAGCCATCGCAGGCAGGTGTACATGTATCAGTCGCTCACAAGGACCTCCCCATGGTGGCCTCCTCGGTTCTTGGAGCAGAGTCCTGGCTCAGGACCCATGTCCTGGCACACTACCCATCCGAGCACATCACAGCCATCGTCGTAGGCCGTGGTGTCACCTGCAACCATGGCCAAGAGCTCGTATGGCTTCGCCTCTCGCACGCTATCAAGAATCTGCACCATTCTCTCGTGCGCTGGGGCCTTGTTGATGATATCAAGGTCACCTCTGATTCCCCTCTGTGTGCGAGGGATATAGTGGTCCTGCAGAGGAGGCTGTATGGGAGGCACCACTTGCCATCGTCAGCAATGTTCCCGCCACTGCAGCCACCTGTGGCATCGACATATATGTCACCACCAGCAGGCGTGCCACTGTCCTTTGCACCCAATTACCCGCCTGAAGTTGTACCCGCTGTCCCACCCACAGAAGTTGTGCCGCCACACTCACCCATTTTTGCGCCAGCAAGCCCACCTCCGGTGGTGTCAGCTACTCCACCCCTCACCATGCCTTCTACCTCGCCCACCTCAACACCTGCTAGTCCACCTGAGGTCACTGGTGGCATGGCCCCATCAGCAATGTCACCTCCATGCTTGGCTCCACCCACAGCAACAATGTCCCCACCACCGTGGTCTGGCGGAGGGAATGGCGGTGGCTTGTGGTGTGTGGCCAAGCCGACTGTGCCGGAAGACAAGCTGCAGGAGGCAATGGACTATGCTTGCAGCCAGGATGGAGTTAATTGCCAGGAGATTGCAGCTGGCGGTAGCTGCTTCTATCCAGACAACATTGCATCACATGCATCATATGCATTCAATAGCTATTGGCAGAAGATGAAGCAGATTGGTGGGAGCTGCAATTTCGGTG GCTACCTACAATGCCGCTTCATGCTGAGTTGA
- the LOC112876081 gene encoding sulfated surface glycoprotein 185 isoform X1, producing MEFLLLFLVSGSLLLPSLGLAVLGQEGRQLVHLNEPSQAGVHVSVAHKDLPMVASSVLGAESWLRTHVLAHYPSEHITAIVVGRGVTCNHGQELVWLRLSHAIKNLHHSLVRWGLVDDIKVTSDSPLCARDIVVLQRRLYGRHHLPSSAMFPPLQPPVASTYMSPPAGVPLSFAPNYPPEVVPAVPPTEVVPPHSPIFAPASPPPVVSATPPLTMPSTSPTSTPASPPEVTGGMAPSAMSPPCLAPPTATMSPPPWSGGGNGGGLWCVAKPTVPEDKLQEAMDYACSQDGVNCQEIAAGGSCFYPDNIASHASYAFNSYWQKMKQIGGSCNFGGTALLINSDPSYLQCRFMLS from the exons ATGGAGTTCTTGCTGCTGTTCCTCGTCTCCGGCTCCCTTCTGCTCCCTTCCTTGGGTCTTGCTG TTTTAGGTCAAGAAGGCCGTCAGCTGGTTCACCTCAATGAGCCATCGCAGGCAGGTGTACATGTATCAGTCGCTCACAAGGACCTCCCCATGGTGGCCTCCTCGGTTCTTGGAGCAGAGTCCTGGCTCAGGACCCATGTCCTGGCACACTACCCATCCGAGCACATCACAGCCATCGTCGTAGGCCGTGGTGTCACCTGCAACCATGGCCAAGAGCTCGTATGGCTTCGCCTCTCGCACGCTATCAAGAATCTGCACCATTCTCTCGTGCGCTGGGGCCTTGTTGATGATATCAAGGTCACCTCTGATTCCCCTCTGTGTGCGAGGGATATAGTGGTCCTGCAGAGGAGGCTGTATGGGAGGCACCACTTGCCATCGTCAGCAATGTTCCCGCCACTGCAGCCACCTGTGGCATCGACATATATGTCACCACCAGCAGGCGTGCCACTGTCCTTTGCACCCAATTACCCGCCTGAAGTTGTACCCGCTGTCCCACCCACAGAAGTTGTGCCGCCACACTCACCCATTTTTGCGCCAGCAAGCCCACCTCCGGTGGTGTCAGCTACTCCACCCCTCACCATGCCTTCTACCTCGCCCACCTCAACACCTGCTAGTCCACCTGAGGTCACTGGTGGCATGGCCCCATCAGCAATGTCACCTCCATGCTTGGCTCCACCCACAGCAACAATGTCCCCACCACCGTGGTCTGGCGGAGGGAATGGCGGTGGCTTGTGGTGTGTGGCCAAGCCGACTGTGCCGGAAGACAAGCTGCAGGAGGCAATGGACTATGCTTGCAGCCAGGATGGAGTTAATTGCCAGGAGATTGCAGCTGGCGGTAGCTGCTTCTATCCAGACAACATTGCATCACATGCATCATATGCATTCAATAGCTATTGGCAGAAGATGAAGCAGATTGGTGGGAGCTGCAATTTCGGTGGTACTGCTTTGCTGATCAATTCTGATCCAA GCTACCTACAATGCCGCTTCATGCTGAGTTGA